A single window of Rubripirellula lacrimiformis DNA harbors:
- a CDS encoding IS66 family transposase, with translation MITDFWSPYDVVVCADKQKCWPHLLRDAAAVSEKHGDHPEWKSFSRRLVGVYRDAKKLQTQRPSICEADYDSAVGRLEQRLAKLGSESWDHADANRLSKRMAKYGSELLTFLWYDDVPSDNNAGERAIRPAVMIRKNSYCNHSDRGALTQSVLMSVLRTLRVRGHQPLDTILGALASYAKTGVMPPLPQKAE, from the coding sequence TTGATCACGGATTTCTGGTCGCCGTACGATGTGGTCGTGTGCGCGGACAAACAGAAGTGCTGGCCGCATCTGCTTCGCGATGCCGCGGCGGTCAGCGAGAAACATGGTGATCATCCCGAGTGGAAATCGTTCTCGCGTCGCTTGGTTGGCGTGTACCGGGACGCGAAGAAACTGCAAACTCAAAGGCCATCGATCTGCGAGGCGGACTACGATTCGGCGGTGGGGCGTCTGGAACAGCGACTGGCAAAGCTCGGCAGTGAATCATGGGATCACGCCGATGCGAACCGACTCTCCAAGCGGATGGCGAAGTATGGATCCGAACTATTGACGTTTCTGTGGTACGACGACGTTCCCTCGGACAACAACGCGGGCGAACGAGCGATCCGTCCGGCGGTGATGATTCGCAAGAACAGCTACTGCAATCACAGCGACCGCGGCGCGTTGACCCAGTCGGTCTTGATGAGCGTTCTTCGCACGCTCCGAGTCCGAGGTCACCAGCCGCTCGATACAATATTGGGAGCCTTGGCAAGCTACGCCAAAACCGGCGTCATGCCGCCCCTTCCGCAGAAGGCTGAATAG
- a CDS encoding DUF1559 domain-containing protein, giving the protein MTLTEWLVVIVCVGILLGLLIPFIGRHSPHRRNQCSTNLKNLALASILYENARGKLPGYAMDFGTWTVSAKPSDPSDPDADTSTLDSHRKIGTWAVAVLPWLDAQPTFEHWTDDRYPIVLGGSDAMPLSSGEAGNGFTSLAAVNLAVFQCPSNPRSGEVTHGSNSYICNAGMYHRGANGEAAWQILRGGEQITIDFARSMATANGVFNNKVPAIRTDGRPVAVGPDVLLADFTDGQGNTMLVSENLQAMPWHRAGFINAEDLIITDQASEVRYHESSRYTQGMVWHFEDVDVNEATAVDPVHRINGSPLGENLFNLRMNKLNAADVARPSSAHVEGVYAGFADGATRFIRESIDYQVYQALLTPSGNLSDVPRPEFKLSDDF; this is encoded by the coding sequence ATGACGCTTACGGAATGGTTGGTGGTTATCGTATGCGTTGGCATTCTTCTGGGGCTGCTGATTCCATTCATTGGCCGCCACTCACCACATCGTCGAAATCAGTGCTCCACAAATCTCAAAAACCTCGCTCTCGCCTCAATCCTATACGAGAACGCCAGGGGGAAACTACCCGGTTACGCAATGGATTTTGGCACTTGGACGGTGAGTGCGAAGCCGAGCGACCCGAGTGATCCCGATGCCGACACCAGCACTCTGGACAGTCATCGCAAGATAGGAACCTGGGCGGTCGCCGTGCTTCCTTGGCTCGATGCGCAACCGACCTTCGAGCACTGGACCGATGATCGGTATCCGATCGTTTTGGGTGGCAGCGATGCGATGCCGCTGTCCAGCGGTGAAGCGGGCAACGGATTCACGTCGCTTGCTGCGGTCAATCTAGCCGTCTTTCAATGTCCTTCCAATCCGCGTTCTGGCGAAGTGACGCATGGCAGCAACAGCTACATTTGCAATGCCGGCATGTACCATCGTGGCGCCAACGGTGAAGCGGCTTGGCAGATTCTTCGAGGTGGCGAGCAGATCACGATTGATTTCGCTCGATCGATGGCAACAGCGAACGGAGTTTTTAACAACAAAGTCCCCGCAATCAGAACGGACGGCAGGCCTGTCGCCGTCGGCCCCGATGTGTTGCTCGCGGATTTCACCGACGGTCAGGGGAATACGATGTTGGTGAGTGAAAATCTGCAAGCAATGCCGTGGCACCGCGCTGGCTTCATCAATGCCGAGGATTTGATCATCACTGATCAGGCCAGTGAAGTTCGCTACCACGAATCGAGTCGCTACACGCAAGGCATGGTTTGGCACTTTGAAGATGTCGACGTGAACGAAGCGACCGCGGTCGATCCCGTTCACCGAATCAATGGTTCACCGCTAGGTGAGAACTTGTTCAACCTGCGGATGAACAAGTTGAACGCCGCCGACGTGGCACGGCCATCTTCGGCGCATGTTGAGGGAGTCTATGCGGGATTTGCTGATGGGGCCACACGATTTATTCGTGAATCGATCGACTATCAAGTCTATCAGGCTCTTCTAACACCAAGCGGCAACCTCAGCGACGTTCCGCGTCCGGAATTCAAACTCTCCGACGACTTTTAG
- a CDS encoding right-handed parallel beta-helix repeat-containing protein, protein MALSRYFNTLILFAIFASSACAQDQTTLPDRSWLPTAPALPPPTGQVIRVSSVDALFRAANEVRPGGTILLADGHYMMPRYFELRTDNVTLRSESGSRQRVVIDGAQSRHGELIGIRACEGVTIADLTIQNVRWNGFKLNSNTGVHRVTIHNCVIHNIWQRGIKGVGVPADNREQLRPKDCHVRFCLFYNDRPKQFPDDPADTPEKFGGNYIGGMDIMYATGWTISDNVFIGIQGRTGEARGAIFLWHDSRDCIIERNTIIDCDSGICLGNAHIKAETMTHCLRCVVRNNFITRAPESGILADYTTDCVVVHNTIHDPSSRLERLIRLVHDNDGLIVANNLLSGPGLQNQASGDMQIDGNVTKVLTDSFESAVDGNLHLKHRVAGVTDACKRLPNATHDFDGEMRDHQTDAGADQLVTR, encoded by the coding sequence ATGGCACTTTCACGATATTTCAACACGCTGATCCTGTTCGCGATTTTTGCGTCGTCGGCCTGCGCGCAGGATCAGACAACCCTGCCAGACCGATCCTGGCTTCCGACAGCACCGGCTCTGCCACCTCCGACCGGGCAGGTCATTCGTGTGTCGAGTGTCGATGCGTTGTTCCGCGCGGCGAACGAGGTCAGGCCCGGAGGGACGATTTTGCTGGCAGACGGCCACTACATGATGCCGCGGTACTTCGAGCTGCGGACCGACAACGTGACCCTGCGAAGTGAATCAGGCAGTCGCCAGCGCGTCGTGATTGACGGAGCCCAGAGTCGACACGGTGAACTCATTGGCATTCGCGCGTGTGAAGGCGTCACGATCGCCGATCTGACCATCCAAAACGTTCGCTGGAATGGTTTTAAACTGAATTCGAACACGGGTGTTCATCGGGTCACGATTCACAACTGCGTCATCCACAACATCTGGCAGCGTGGGATCAAAGGCGTCGGTGTTCCGGCCGACAATCGCGAACAGTTGCGGCCGAAAGACTGCCACGTGCGGTTTTGCTTGTTTTACAACGATCGACCGAAGCAATTTCCCGACGATCCAGCCGATACTCCGGAGAAATTTGGTGGCAATTACATTGGCGGCATGGACATTATGTACGCCACCGGTTGGACGATCAGCGACAACGTCTTCATCGGTATCCAAGGACGAACAGGAGAAGCCCGCGGGGCGATTTTCCTGTGGCACGACTCACGCGACTGCATCATCGAGCGCAACACCATCATCGACTGCGACAGCGGAATCTGCCTGGGCAATGCGCACATCAAGGCAGAGACGATGACTCATTGCCTACGGTGTGTGGTACGAAATAACTTCATCACCCGAGCGCCGGAGAGTGGCATCCTGGCCGATTACACCACCGACTGCGTTGTCGTTCACAATACGATTCATGATCCCAGCAGCCGTCTAGAACGTCTGATTCGTCTGGTTCACGATAACGACGGATTAATCGTTGCCAATAATCTGCTCAGCGGCCCAGGTCTGCAAAACCAGGCCTCTGGAGACATGCAGATCGATGGCAACGTCACGAAAGTTCTGACCGACTCGTTCGAGAGCGCTGTAGACGGCAATCTGCACCTAAAACACCGCGTAGCGGGCGTGACCGACGCGTGCAAACGGCTGCCCAATGCGACGCACGATTTCGACGGAGAAATGCGAGATCACCAGACCGACGCCGGAGCAGATCAGCTCGTCACCCGATAG
- a CDS encoding SGNH/GDSL hydrolase family protein, producing MRNHLPSTTLILSPGLCLLIVAAWQVGAAGADRDPGWVAPMKQVHSKYQGERGVLAQFGDSITDSRAFWSSLRYKRNNAPPEMVNAFDLVSSHMIEDCWDRKGPENGNQSGKTIRWADQNLSSWLMRLNPEVAIVMFGSNDLRSVPSTEYENRMRHVVQQCLDNGTIVILTTIPPRHGFTEKSAEFAEIIRSIARDLQVPLIDYHAEILQRRPDDWDGALDKFEGYQGYDVPTLIARDGVHPSAPQQYRGDYSAESLTHNGFELRNYLTLLKYGEVIDRVLTAPK from the coding sequence ATGAGAAATCACCTCCCGTCCACGACGCTGATACTCTCACCCGGACTTTGCCTGCTGATCGTTGCCGCATGGCAGGTTGGCGCTGCGGGCGCCGATCGCGATCCGGGCTGGGTGGCGCCCATGAAACAGGTCCACTCGAAGTATCAAGGCGAGCGGGGTGTGCTGGCTCAGTTTGGCGATTCGATCACCGACTCGCGCGCGTTTTGGTCCAGCCTCCGCTACAAGAGGAATAACGCTCCGCCGGAAATGGTCAACGCGTTCGATCTGGTCAGCTCGCACATGATCGAGGATTGCTGGGACCGCAAGGGTCCGGAGAACGGAAACCAAAGTGGCAAGACGATTCGCTGGGCCGATCAGAATTTGTCCAGCTGGCTGATGCGACTGAATCCGGAAGTCGCCATCGTCATGTTCGGTAGCAACGATTTGCGTTCAGTCCCCAGCACTGAATACGAAAACAGAATGCGTCATGTCGTGCAGCAATGCCTCGACAACGGGACCATCGTGATTCTCACTACGATCCCTCCGCGTCACGGTTTCACCGAAAAATCGGCGGAGTTTGCCGAAATCATTCGTTCCATCGCGCGCGACCTCCAAGTTCCGCTCATTGACTACCACGCAGAAATCCTCCAGCGCCGTCCGGACGACTGGGACGGTGCACTCGACAAATTCGAAGGCTATCAGGGGTACGACGTTCCGACCTTGATCGCTCGCGATGGTGTGCACCCGTCCGCACCCCAACAGTACCGAGGCGACTACTCGGCCGAATCGCTGACGCACAACGGCTTCGAGCTGCGGAACTATCTGACTCTCTTGAAGTATGGCGAAGTGATTGACCGAGTGTTGACTGCCCCGAAGTAA